The Syntrophaceae bacterium genomic sequence TCCGTGAAGACAGGGTGAACGAACTGAAGGCCCGCATCGAAAGCGGTAATTATAACGTCTCGGCGGGAGATATCGCCTCCAAGATTGTCGGCGATACCCTGACGGACCTGATTCGCTGAGGAAAATTTTTCCTCGAAAACAGCCCCCCTCCGCCTCCTGAGGCCCCGATTGGAAGGGTCTTGGGAGGCGCCCACCGCTGACCGTCGCGCTGGACCGGATTTCCCGCCGACCCGACCCTCCGGCTTCCCTGGTACGCCCCTTGCAATGCTTTGGATGAATCTCGAAGATCCGGAAGATTTTCGGGAAGAGAACGATCAACAACAGAAGGGGTGAATCGCATCATGAACGGTCCTGCACTCGACGACGCCCGCACGAAAAAGCGTTTTCTCGAAGTTCTTCCACTACTCATCTCCAATCTGCAGGATGAATTGACGAAGATCGAAGCCCTGCACTCCTGCCTGACCCGGGAGAGAGAGATCCTGCGCGGAGGTTCTCCACAGGCCCTGTTTGGGAGCAATGATGAAAAGGAACGGATTTTCGCGGAACTGGCGGCGATCCGGTCTCTCCGGGCACCCATTATGATGGAACTGTCCGATCTATCGGGAATTCCTTCGGATCAGGTGACGGTTTCGATGCTGGCCTCCCTGGCATCCGGTCCGGTCCGGAGGGACCTGACGACTCTCCGGCAGAGGTTCGGTCCACTGGCAGACGAGATTCGGGCGCTCAACATCAGGAACCGGGGCCTGATCGAAAATTCCCGCCGGTACGTCAAGAACTGGCTCACATTTCTCCTGAACGCCGCCGCCAGCGCTCCCTGTTACGCAAAATCCGGGGCGGTTCCCCAGGCGGGGATAAAGGGGCGGTTCTTCCGCACGGAGGGTTAAGCGATGGCGATCAGTTCCCTGCTGAACATTTCCAGAGACGCCATGATGACCTATCAGGGGGCCATCACGATCACCGGCTCCAACATCGCCAACGTCAATAACGCGAAATACACCGTCCAGCGGGCGGTCATCTCGGCAACCAGCGACGGAGCCAGCGTCAGTGCCGATGTCACCCGGGTTTACGACCATTACATCGAGAACCAGATCATCGACGAGACAACGACCGGAGGATACTGGGATACCCGGAGCGGGATCCTGGGTCAGGTGGAGGTTCTCTTCGACGAGACGGCCGATGCGGGGATCACGACGGACCTGGAGGCCTTCTGGGATTCCTGGTCCGACCTGGCACAGAACCCGACGGGACTGGTGGAGCAGAACGCCGTCGTCTCGGCGGCGGACACCCTGGCCTCGGACATCCGGGACAAGTACCAGTCTCTTCAGTCCATCCTGTCGGGCGTCAACGAAAGCATCACCGAGTCGGTGGATACGATCAACACCCTGGCGGCCGACATCGCCACTCTGAACCAGGACATTGTAGCCGCGGGCCCGGACGGGGTCGGGGTGAACGCGCTGATCGACAAGCGGGACGCCGCGCTCAAGGACCTGGCGGAACTCATTCCGATTCAGTCCGTCCGGAGCGACAACGGATCCGTCAGTGTGTTCCTCGCCGACGGGGAGATGCTGGTCGGCACCACGTCGTCCCGATCGCTCGCCGTCAGCGCGGCGGGGGACATTACATTCGAAGGCAACGCAACACCGTTGACCGGCCGGATCACCGGCGGCAGACTGGGAGCACTCCTGGAACTGAGGGACGAAACGCTGCCGGGATACATGAGCAGCCTGGACACGCTGGCCGCCGCTGTCATCAGCCAGGTGAACACGCTGCACGGAAGCGGCGTGGATGAGACCGGCGCGGCCGTCGTGGGCCGCCTCTTCTTTGCGGATACGCCCGTCGGCGCCTCGGCGGCCCTGACCATGACCGTGGACGGCAGCATCCTCAGCGATCCCACGACCATCGTCGCCTCCCAGACCGTTGCAGGGGACGGAGCGGTGGCCAAGGCGATTGCCGCCCTCCAGAGCCAGGACATCGTAACGAGCGGTACGCAACAGGTAACGGCCAGTGAATACTGGGCCTCAACCGTATCGACGGTGGGGAGCGACATCTCGCTCAGTGAACAGAAGGCGGATCAGTCGGCCGCCGTCATGACGCAGCTTGAAAGCAGGCGGGCGAGCGTGTCCGGGGTCTCTCTGGACGAGGAAATGATCATGCTGATCCAGTATCAGCTGGGCTACTCTGCAGCCGGACAGCTGTGCAGCACGGCCCAGGATATACTCGATACGCTGATGGGCATCGTACAATAGGAGGCAATCCAATGACCCTGCGCATCACGGAAGGAGTCCGGTATCAGACGACCCTGGCCAGCATGAAATCGGCCCAGACGGGAACGACCGATATCGTGGAGCAGTTGAGCACGGGAAAGCGGATCAACCATCCCTCCGACGATCCCTCGGGAACCGAGAACCTCATGGTGTGGGATTCCGCCCGGAGTGAAATCGCCCAGTATCAGAGCCAGATCTCCTCGACGGATCTCTGGCTCCGGACGACCGACCTGGTCCTGGGGCGCGTCGGGGACCTGGTCGAACAGGCTGCCGACCTTGCAGCGGGAAACGTCTCTTCCGATTCCGTGCAGAGAGGAATCGCAGCCGACGCCATTGAAACGATCAAAACGGAACTTCTGAGTCTGGCAAATGAAAAGTGCGGAGACCGCTATCTTTTTGCCGGGACCGGTGCGGACGAGGCCGCCTTTTCCGTAACGACGGATGCCTTCGGCAACGAAACCTTCACCTATGAAGGCAATGACGACGGCCTCACCGTCGCCATCGGCAGGCAGTCGACCCTGGAGTACAGTACCACGGGGTCCGACGTTTTCTACCTGAACGGCCAGAGCGTCTTCCAGGTCCTGGCGGATCTGACGGCTGCCCTCGCGAGCGGCGATTCCGCCGCGATCGGCCAGGGCGCAGACGATCTCGAGGCGCTTTCGACCCGGGTCCTTGAGGCCCAGTCCGTCAACGGCGTCCGGCAGGAGCGGCTGGAGTCGGCAAAGGCATACCTGACGAACCTCGATGCAAAGCTGGCCGACCTGGTGGATGAGACCGAGACCGCCGACACGTCAGAGCTGGCCATCCAGTTCAGCCAGCAGGAGCTTGCTCTCGAGGCCTCCTACAAGCTGGCCTCCCGGGTGAATGAAATATCGATCCTGGATTTCATGAAATAGCCCCCGCCGTTCCTCCCCTTCTTTTTTTTCTAACCCGGAAAATCGCATCTTCCGTATCCCCCTCCCGCCGAAACGCGCCAGGTGCCCGTTTCGGCTTCGATTTTTCTGCTTTAAAAAATTCCCTCAAGTTTCCCCACCTGCATGTCGATAGGATGATCAAAAGGAATGGTGAGTCAACAAAACATGGTCACGGAAAGACGGAGACGAAAGAGAGAGGGGGTGGCGACACAGGGAATCCGGAAAATCTGGTAGCAGCGGCGGGAGAGGGTCCGACCGGACCCGGAGCAAGCAATCATCAGATCCAAAAAAAATAAAAAAAGCCCGGCAAGAATGCCGGACAAAAAACCCAGAAAAGGAGAAAAACCATGTCTTCCAACACGATTCAGCTGTCTTCGGGAATGAGAAACACCCTGCTGAGCCTTCAGCAGACCAACAACCTGCTCAACCAGACGTCGGAGCGCCTCGCTACGGGCAAGAAGGTGAACAGCGCCCTGGACGACGCACTCAGTTACTTCACGGCTTCGTCCCACACGAGCCGCGCCAGCGATCTGTCCCAGCTCAAGGACTCCATGGGTGAGGCCATCCAGACCATCAAGGCCGCCGACTCGGGTATCGAGGGGATCATCGATCTCATCGAGACCATGAAGGGCATCGCCAAGGACGCCTACTCCGCCACGGCATCGGAAGCCACCGACCTGGCGGCCCAGTATAACGCCATGGCGTCGCAGATCAGTGACTTGGCCGAAGATGCGAGCTATGGCGGAATGAACCTCCTGGGCAGCGACACGCTGACGGTGGTCTTCAACGAGGCCGGCGACAACACGATGGGCGTGACAGGATTCGACGGAAGTGCGACCGGTCTCGGCATTGCCACGGGCGCCTTCGGCAGTTCCGGAGCAATCGGCAGCGCCATTTCGGAACTTGATGCGGCCCTGTCCACCCTGCGGACCAAGTCCCAGACCATGTCGGCGAACCTGAGCGTCATCACGGCGCGGCAGGACTTTACCACGAACCTGATCAACGCCCTGACCGTGGGCGCCGATAACCTGACGGCGGCGGACACGAACGAAGAAGGAGCCAACATGCTGATGCTCCAGACCCGTCAGTCCCTCGGCACCACGTCCCTGAGCCTTGCCTCCCAGGCGGCCCAGTCGGTGCTGGCCCTGTTTTAATCGACGGGGAGTTGACGATATAACGGAGCGGGGAAGCCAGGCAGAGGACGGACCCTCCCTCCACTGATAGAGACAGGCTTTCCCCGGATCTTGCAACCATTCAGCGACCGGGAGGCAACCGCCTCCCGGTCGAGCACCCATTCATGGGGAAGGCGGAGCGATGCACATTTCAACCCTTGACAGATACAGCGGTGCTGTCGACCAGACAGCCAAAGAGTCCGCGGTCGCCGCTCCTCCCGGTGAGACGAAGTCGAGAGGATCCGCTCAACCTGCTGCAAACGGAGGACAGCCCCATCTGCTCCTCCGCCAGGCAGAGGCGATCGATGCGATTTTCCAGGAGGCCGCTTCCAAGCTCGACCAGATGAAGGACTCCCTTCAGGGGATCTTCAAGACGTATCCTCCCTATCCTCCCGGGAGTGAAGAGCGGGCGGAAAAACTGCAACAATACGACGCTCTCCGGAGGCAGATCGAGCAGCTCCGGCCCGAGACAACCCCTGAACCGGATGCGGCGGAAGAAAAGTCCGCTTCCGAGCCCCTGCCGACTGCCCAGAAAATATGGGACCTCGCCTTTGATGAACAGGGACGGATCCGTACCGTTTCCACGGACGAGGGAAATGCTTCAGGAACCGGAGGCAATCCCTGGCAGCTTCCCATTCTCCCCGAGAATGCTCCGGATGAAACGATCCGCGATACCGCCGACCGGATCGGACGTCTGTCCGAGGCGGTGGAGCAGAAACGAAGCGAGTTCTGGTCTTTTCTCGAACCGTACGCGCTGGCCGACCTCTACGCCTGATTCCCCCGATTCGATCACCCCGGAATTTTCTTCCCTTTCCATTTCTGCCTGACGGCACTTTTTTCTCCTCACCGTCTCGTCGGCTAAGCCGCTTTGTAAATCACAATCATATTAATAGTTTAAGTTCTTCCATCCTTGGCATGCGGTTTGCTTTATCGTCTGCAAGTGTCTTCCCCGGTCGATTCGGGGGGCATGGATGGTCTGGAGTTGCCGCAGGCAAACAAAGCAGGCGTGTCAAAAACCCAGGTCAAACATGACGGCGGGAAAGGGAAAGGGGGTGCGAGGAAACCGTTCCTGTCGGTCAATACGGGCGAATTGAGAAGTTTATGAACTGCAACCATGAATGAAAAAACAACGGCAAGAATGCCGATATCTATCCAAGAATAGGAGGAAGAAAGTCATGTCGAATTCAATTCAGTTAACAACGGGAATGAGAAACACCCTGCTGAGCCTTCAGCAGACCAATGACCTGCTCAACCAGACGTCGGAGCGCCTCGCCACGGGCAAGAAGGTGAACAGTGCCCTGGATAACGCCCTCAGCTATTTCACGGCAACGTCCCACACGAGCCGGGCCAGCGACCTGTCCCAGCTCAAGGACGCCATGGGGGAGGCCATCCAGACCATCAAGGCGGCCGATGCGGGCATCGAGGGGATCATCGATCTCATCGAGACCATGAAAGGCATTGCCAAGGACGCCTATTCGGCAACATCGACGGAAGCCACCGACCTGGCGGCCCAGTACAACGCCATGGCGTCGCAGATCAGTGACCTGGCCGAAGATGCGAGCTACGGCGGGATGAACCTCCTGGGCAGCGATACGCTGACGGTGGTATTCAACGAGGCCGGCGACAACACAATGTCGGTAACGGGGTTTGACGGAAGTGCGACCGGTCTCGGCATCGCCACGGGCGCCTTCGGCAGTTCCGGAGCGATCGGGAGTGCCATTGCGGAACTCGACTCGGCCCTTGCCACGCTCCGGACAAAGTCCCAGACCCTATCGGCGAACCTGAGCATCATCACTGCGCGGCAGGACTTCACCACCAACATGATCAACGCCCTGACCATCGGTGCGGACAATCTGACGGCGGCCGACACAAACGAAGAAGGGGCCAACATGCTGATGCTCCAGACCCGTCAGTCTCTTGGCACCACGTCCCTAAGCCTCGCTTCTCAGGCGGCCCAGTCGGTGTTGCAGCTGTTCTAACCCAAAGGAAACCGGGGACGGTGGAGGAATCCCTCCGCCGCCCCCCGGTTCATTCAGGGGGGCGTAATGGGCCTGAAAATTGAATTGAAACCCCACGAGCGGTTTATCCTCGGGGGTGCTGTCGTCCGGAACGGCAGTTCCCGGGCGGAACTCATCATAGAGAACAACGTGCCTCTCCTGAGGGGAAAGAACATCCTCTCGGTAGAGGAAGCGGATACCCCCTGCAAGCGGATCTTTTTCTCCGTTCAGCTGATGTACGTAGGGGGGGGGGACATGAAGTCGTATCACCGGACCTATTGGGAACTTGTCAACGAAGTGGTGAAAGCGGCTCCCAGCACGGTGGGGTTGATCGACACGATCAGCGAGCATATCCTGGGCGGGCAATATTATCAGGCCCTGAAAGCGGCCCGGGAACTGATAGAATATGAAGAGAGGTTGGTGAACCATGTACGGGAATCAAGTTAAGGCCTATCAGCAGACACAGAAAATGGGCATGACGGGCCGCGAGATCGAGGCACATGTCCTGACAAAGGCGGCCCTGAAGTTCCGGGAATGCCAGGACAACTGGGACAATGGCGGCAGCAACGGCATGCTGGGCGAGGCCGTTCGTTACAACCAGAAGATCTGGAGCGTCTTCCAGGGAGAGATGGTCGATCCGAACAATCCCATGCCCGTGAAACTGCGGGAGGACATCCTGACCCTGAGCCGTTTCATCGACAAGCGTTGCTTTGATATCATGGCTTTCCCCAAGCCGGAGAAACTCGACATTCTGATCCGGATCAACCTGAACCTGGCGGCGGGACTTCGTGGTTCCGCCGGCGAGGAAACCGACGAGTCCGGAGAGGAAGGTAACGAGTAAGCATTGATTCCCCACACCGGGCCGGACAAAAGGGTGGCCCGGTAGTGAAGACGAGATGAGCAGGGGTCAGGGAGTCGCCGCCTGCTTCAGGCGTTGCAATCTTTCAAGGGCCGGAGGGTAACCCGGCTGGATACGGAGGGCCGCTTCGTAACCTACCTTGGCTGCAGCGCTGCTCCCCAGTCGTAGAAAGCAATCCGCCCACTGGAGAAGAATCCGGTAGTCGTTCGGATGCGTCTTCACATACCGCTCATAGAACGGGAGCGCCTCGATCGTCCTTCCTGAAGAAGAAAGAGCGAAAGCAATCTGGAGACATGGCCCGTTTGAACCGGGATCCCGGTCAACGGCATTTCGATAGCTTTCCAGCGCCGCTTCCAGTTTCCCCCGTCGGAGTTGAACGTTCCCCAAGTCTCTGTAAAGCATTGCGTTTTCTGGATGGCGGTTCGTCATCTGGAGGAGTTCCTTTTCTGCCGCTTCCCAACTCTGCGCTCCCTCATAGGTACGCAGGAGGCCCAGCCCGGCTTCTGAATCCGATGGGTCCGATTCAACCAGTTCCCGGAACAGGGCGAGTGCCGTAGAAAAGTCTTTTTTCAACAGGTTTTGCCGGGCTGTTTCGAACCGGAGTTTCCGCTCATCCCGGGCGGTCTTTTCTTCCTGTTCCTTAAGGACCTGCTGTGCCGTCGACAGAACCTTTTGCTCCCTGAGTTCCAGGGCTTGCTCCATTATTTCCCGCACCTCCCCGGATGGCTCATGTCGCATCATCAGGATCCGGCACTCCAGGAGACACCCGACAAAGTCATTCTTTTCCAGGCATCGGCGGGCGGTCTCGATATGTCGAGTCTGGTCCTCCTCCCGTTTCTTTTGAAGACGTTCCCGGAACATTTGCTTTGCCTGGTGTCCGTCGGGGAGCCTTTCCAAGCACTCCCCGGCCTTTCCGAACTGGTTACGGTCCAGGTGGAGGGCGAACAGCTCCTCCATGGCGACGGTGCGAAAAGCCTCCGAGCGGGCCGCAGCTTCCAATTTGACGGCGGCCTTGACGAAGTCCCCCATCCGACGCAGGCAGAATCCCTGACGCAGGTGAAGTCCCGCCTCCGCATCGCTTCCTGGCGCAGCGGTCTGGAGCGCAGCGGCGACCGATGCATATTCTTTCAGAACGGGATGAACGTCGTCGATCTTTTCCATAAGTGGCGGGCAGCTGTCCTTCAGTCCCGAACACAGCTCTTCGCAATACCGGATTGCCTGAACGGCGATTTCCCGGGCATCGTTCGTATCCAGCGACTGTTCGCCGATCCTGATCAAATCGCGTCTGATCCTGACTGTGGCCAGGCGAATCAGCCGGCCTTCATCGAGCGTCTGCAGAACGGAAGCAAACGATTTCAGGACTTGCCGGTTAAGACCGTTCAGTTGGTTTATTCGCTGCGGCAGGCACTTTTCTCCTTTTCCGGGAAGCATGGTCTTCATCCTGCCGGTCATCTGCTCCAGCTTCTCAACATATCGAAGGAGCCGCTCCAGGTGCCGGCGTGATTCTTCCAACTCCAGATAAAGCCGGTTCGGGTCCGACCCGAGGGGGATGCGTGCCTTGGCAAGAAATTCCGTAACGGGAAATTCCTGGTGGCAATGCATCTCCAGGACCTCACTCAGGGGCATTCGCTCCGTCCCTGCGATATGGGCTCCTCCCTCGGTGGCATTGATGAACCGGCGGTCGGGATGATCACGGAGTGTCGTTTCAATCGCTTCCAGGAAGGCAAACAGGGAGGTATTGCTGAGGACGTGGTTTCCGTAATAGCCGGGGACCCAGCAGGCTGCCTGTTCATGGTCTCCCTGCTCATGTTCCGCGATTACGCGGTTGCCGCGGACCGTAACAGGCCTGCTGGCCAACGCCCCGCTGATATGGCTGGATTCCCCAAAGGCCAAGTCCTGGCCGGTGAAGATGATGGGGTTCGCCCCCACCATCAGGGCCAGATTCAAGGCGACCTGCGCCACCGTAAGGCTATGGCCTAAAAAGGGGGGCAAATCGCTGCCGGGAGTGCAAAGCAGGTTGTTCCGGTCCATGGTGACAAACAAATCCCCTTGGTATTCCAGAGGGACTTGCGGATGAACTTGAGGACTGGTCAGGAGGGGCATATCCGCGACGGCGAAGGCATCTTTGATCTCCAAATAGTTGGGTTCCCCGAAGTCAATGGAACAGATTATGTCGGGGCGCACATCATAGGCCAGCAGCACTCGAAGGGCCTGGGCGACTGCGATAATAAGCGTCTTCCCCTGTGCCTGTCGGAGAAGATGGATGTTTTTCTGCAGGGAGGGGCCTGTCGCTACGATGATGGCGGGCCGGTTTCGAAAGGTGCCGCTCAGGAGTCCCTCAGGGCTCCATCCCAGAAGGGTCTTCGGCAGGTTTTCCAACTCGTTCCGGATGATCTTGCCGCCTTCTTGGATAACCGTGTTGTAGTTGACCTGAATTGCATTTGTCTGGCGAAGACAGGTGTCGTGGAGAATGACAGTCTGGGTGTCCATCCGGCGGGTGAAGTCCTCCAGGAACAGATGGATCCGGCCGGTTAAGAGAACGCCGTTCTTTTCATGGATGACGCGACGAAGTGCTTGCTGTTCGGGAACGGCGAAGATCAAGATTCCCTTGCGGATCTCCGCAGAGTAGTCGTGAAGGGTCAGGGCCAGGCGGAGTATGTCCGGGTCTCTCTCCACGATGAAGACTGCATGACCCGTCTCCATGATGCTCAAGATATGGAGCGCCCTGTAGCCGAGTCCCAGGCCGAACAGGAAGGTCAGGCTTCCCTTCGGGAAGGACCGGTCAGCCAATTCCTCGCGCATGGCCTCAAAAGGGTTTTCCCTGTTGTAGAGGATGATGCGCCAGCCTCCGGGACGCTCGATTTCGAGATCAGGCAAACCGGACATGCTGGAGAGCAACTGATATTCACCAGGCTGGGAAGGGCATTCCTCCCACCAGGTCAGGAAAGCGGGGCAGCGCTCCCGGAGAGCGGCCAGGTTGGCGTCCAGATGGCCGTTCATTCAGGTTGTGCCTCGGGGGCGGGGGGTGCCGAGGCCTGAAAACGGATGTATTTCAGGAGTGCCCTTCCTTCCTGAAAATCCGGTTTCGTCTTCAGCCCCTCCAGGATGGTTTGTTCCGCCTGGTCCCAGTCTTTCTTTTCTATGAAGGCCCGGGCGAGGTTGTAGTAGAGCCCCTCGTCCTTGGGGTGGAAGAACAGAGCCTTCCTGAATTCCGTGACGGCGCGGTCGAAAAGGCCGGCTTTCCTGAATTCGATGCCGGCGGTGTTGCAGATCTGCAGAATCAGGGCCAGGGCCACCTCGTCGTTGCCGACGGCTTCCTTGGCCTGATCTTGGCTTCCTTCTTCGATCATCGCCAAGGCATCCTTCGCCTTCAACTCCGCTGCTTCCGGAGAGGGATTCTCGGCACCATCGACTCCGTCAGGATTTTGACGCGTCGTCACAGACATCGACAGTTCGTCCACCTGGATCTGGAGCATCTGCCGGAGGAAGTCGAGGGTGGTCTTGATATCGTTGTCCCGGAAGGAGACGGGGCCGAACTCGTCCAGAAATGCTCTGGATGAGGATATATCCTGTTGAAGACTGTTTACCGTTTCCCGGACCATCTTTTCGTCCGCCGGGATCATCGGCGTCCGAAGGATTCGCTCCAGGGTGTCCCTGAAAAGATGCAGGCATCCATGAAGATGCCCTTTTTTCAGGTGGATACGGCTCTCGTCCAGTTTTCTCAGAATCTGCACTGCGTCTTCTCGCCGCACCGTTTCCGCCATGGCATTCCTTTCCGGATCGTTGGTGACAAACACCACTATTCCTTCACGTTTCATGCCAGAAAAAATTTCCGGAAATGTTGCTTCATGGCTTAAGTCGCGGCGGCCGGATGCCGATAATATGAGCAGAAGAAATCTTAACCGAGGCGGTGCAGGAGGCACCTATGACCATTTCAACCTATCAGATTGACAGCGTCATCAAGGCGTACACGAAGCAGTACCGGGAACGGATTCGCGTCGGCCAAACGGATGAGCCGGCCCGTGACCACTCTGCCGACGTCGTCGACCTGTCCATGGGGAATGAACGGAAAGAAGGGGCCTTCGAGAAAATCTCCTACTCGCTGATGGACGTCCTGGTCGGAAAACGGAACCAGCCGTAAGGATGGGACGACCATGAATGCACATGCTGTTCTCGAAGACAGTCTCTTCGACAGACGAATCCTGGTGGTGGACGATTACGAACTCACCCGCCGGATGATCGTCGACGCCCTTCTCCAGACCGGTTACACCAGCGTCCAGGAGGCGACGGACGGACTGGAAGCCCTCGACAAGTTCCGGAACGGGTATCATGACCTGATCATCACGGATGTCATGATGCCACACATGGACGGGATGGAGCTGCTCGACCGTCTCCAGGAACTCCGGGCCAATTCGTCCATCATCCTGGTCACGGGACAGCCGGAGGTCGATGCCGGCGTGGCGGCCATGAAGCGGGGGGCCGTCGATTACATCCGGAAACCCTTCAACATCCAGGACCTCCTCTATAAAGTTGAAGTCTGTCTGCGGGAGCGCCATCTGCTGCCCGAGGAAGACAGGCAATCCGCCCTCGCGAGCAGTCAGCTGACGGAGAAGAAGAAGGAACTGTCCGTTCACAGCCACATTTACGAATCCGTCGAGAATATCGAGGGCGACAACCAGCAGGTCTTCGAAAAGATGGCGGAGTTGTCCCTGCGGGTCGTCGACGGGGCAGAGGCGACCATCTGGATCTTCGACGCCGAGTCCGACCAGTTCCATCCCCAGGTGATCCGAACCGCGGAGGGCCATTCCCACGACCCGGGAGGAGATGAAATCAAGGCCATTCCGTTTCTCTACCAGGTGGTGGACAAGCGGGAGGCCCTGGTGGTTCAATCGCCCGACGGGAACGGCGGGGCCGCTTCCCTGATCTGCGCTCCCCTGGTCATCCGGGGCGCCGTGTTCGGCGTGCTGGCGTTGCGGAAGAAGAAATACTCGGGCATCTTCAACAACAAGGACCTCCATTACATCGTCAGCCTGACCAAGCGGGCGTCGCTGAACCTGGAGAACAAGCTCCTCTACGAGAGCCTCTTTTCCAACGTCCTGGACACGTTCCAGTCGCTGGTCGCCTGCGTCCAGATGCGGGACAACTACACGCAGGAGCACTGCCGCCGCGTGACGAAGGCGGCTATCCGGACCGCCGAGGTTCTGGGGCTGGGCATCCAAGACCGGGAATGCCTGAAAGTGGCCGGCATTCTTCACGATGTGGGAAAGATCGCCATCCCGGACAACGTCCTGCTCAAGCCGGGGCGCCTGACGGATGATGAGTACACAATCATCAAGCAGCATCCCGCCCTGGGGGAAAACGTCCTGAAGCCCATCGCCCTGTTCGACCGGGAGCGGGAAATCATCCTTCACCATCATGAGCGCTGGGACGGACTGGGGTATCCATCCGGTCTCGCCGGTAAGGACATCCCACTCCTGTCCCGGATCGTCGCCGTTGTGGACACCTTCGACGCCATGACCAACAACAGGCCCTACCGGCAGGCGCTGGACGTCGAAACGGCGTTGAATGAAATCCGGCGCAACCGGGGAACCCAGTTCGATCCGGACGCGGCCGACGCGTTCCTCAGCCTTTATTGACGGGCACCCTTTCCGATTATCAACCCTTCGATTCCAGAATCGTTTTAAGCTATGAGCATCACTTCGTCCGGCCTTCGGAAAGGCGACGCGTTTCGGCGTCGTCTTTCCGAAAGGCCGGGAAGTGCTCGGCATGGAAATTGTATGTTTATCGCTTATATCTACAGGGAGCATTCCATGGTTGCATTCGTAAAAAATTCGGATCCGGGTCTGATCGGGAACATTCTCCCGAAAGGCGGCGAATCGTCGGCCGGTTCCACCGGCGGAGCGTTCCGGGGGGAGGCGGCCTTCGAGTCCCTCCTGA encodes the following:
- the flaF gene encoding flagellar biosynthesis regulator FlaF, with amino-acid sequence MYGNQVKAYQQTQKMGMTGREIEAHVLTKAALKFRECQDNWDNGGSNGMLGEAVRYNQKIWSVFQGEMVDPNNPMPVKLREDILTLSRFIDKRCFDIMAFPKPEKLDILIRINLNLAAGLRGSAGEETDESGEEGNE
- a CDS encoding flagellar protein FlbT — protein: MGLKIELKPHERFILGGAVVRNGSSRAELIIENNVPLLRGKNILSVEEADTPCKRIFFSVQLMYVGGGDMKSYHRTYWELVNEVVKAAPSTVGLIDTISEHILGGQYYQALKAARELIEYEERLVNHVRESS
- a CDS encoding flagellin, with amino-acid sequence MSSNTIQLSSGMRNTLLSLQQTNNLLNQTSERLATGKKVNSALDDALSYFTASSHTSRASDLSQLKDSMGEAIQTIKAADSGIEGIIDLIETMKGIAKDAYSATASEATDLAAQYNAMASQISDLAEDASYGGMNLLGSDTLTVVFNEAGDNTMGVTGFDGSATGLGIATGAFGSSGAIGSAISELDAALSTLRTKSQTMSANLSVITARQDFTTNLINALTVGADNLTAADTNEEGANMLMLQTRQSLGTTSLSLASQAAQSVLALF
- a CDS encoding DUF115 domain-containing protein, whose product is MNGHLDANLAALRERCPAFLTWWEECPSQPGEYQLLSSMSGLPDLEIERPGGWRIILYNRENPFEAMREELADRSFPKGSLTFLFGLGLGYRALHILSIMETGHAVFIVERDPDILRLALTLHDYSAEIRKGILIFAVPEQQALRRVIHEKNGVLLTGRIHLFLEDFTRRMDTQTVILHDTCLRQTNAIQVNYNTVIQEGGKIIRNELENLPKTLLGWSPEGLLSGTFRNRPAIIVATGPSLQKNIHLLRQAQGKTLIIAVAQALRVLLAYDVRPDIICSIDFGEPNYLEIKDAFAVADMPLLTSPQVHPQVPLEYQGDLFVTMDRNNLLCTPGSDLPPFLGHSLTVAQVALNLALMVGANPIIFTGQDLAFGESSHISGALASRPVTVRGNRVIAEHEQGDHEQAACWVPGYYGNHVLSNTSLFAFLEAIETTLRDHPDRRFINATEGGAHIAGTERMPLSEVLEMHCHQEFPVTEFLAKARIPLGSDPNRLYLELEESRRHLERLLRYVEKLEQMTGRMKTMLPGKGEKCLPQRINQLNGLNRQVLKSFASVLQTLDEGRLIRLATVRIRRDLIRIGEQSLDTNDAREIAVQAIRYCEELCSGLKDSCPPLMEKIDDVHPVLKEYASVAAALQTAAPGSDAEAGLHLRQGFCLRRMGDFVKAAVKLEAAARSEAFRTVAMEELFALHLDRNQFGKAGECLERLPDGHQAKQMFRERLQKKREEDQTRHIETARRCLEKNDFVGCLLECRILMMRHEPSGEVREIMEQALELREQKVLSTAQQVLKEQEEKTARDERKLRFETARQNLLKKDFSTALALFRELVESDPSDSEAGLGLLRTYEGAQSWEAAEKELLQMTNRHPENAMLYRDLGNVQLRRGKLEAALESYRNAVDRDPGSNGPCLQIAFALSSSGRTIEALPFYERYVKTHPNDYRILLQWADCFLRLGSSAAAKVGYEAALRIQPGYPPALERLQRLKQAATP
- a CDS encoding flagellar protein FlgN, which gives rise to MNGPALDDARTKKRFLEVLPLLISNLQDELTKIEALHSCLTREREILRGGSPQALFGSNDEKERIFAELAAIRSLRAPIMMELSDLSGIPSDQVTVSMLASLASGPVRRDLTTLRQRFGPLADEIRALNIRNRGLIENSRRYVKNWLTFLLNAAASAPCYAKSGAVPQAGIKGRFFRTEG
- the flgK gene encoding flagellar hook-associated protein FlgK codes for the protein MAISSLLNISRDAMMTYQGAITITGSNIANVNNAKYTVQRAVISATSDGASVSADVTRVYDHYIENQIIDETTTGGYWDTRSGILGQVEVLFDETADAGITTDLEAFWDSWSDLAQNPTGLVEQNAVVSAADTLASDIRDKYQSLQSILSGVNESITESVDTINTLAADIATLNQDIVAAGPDGVGVNALIDKRDAALKDLAELIPIQSVRSDNGSVSVFLADGEMLVGTTSSRSLAVSAAGDITFEGNATPLTGRITGGRLGALLELRDETLPGYMSSLDTLAAAVISQVNTLHGSGVDETGAAVVGRLFFADTPVGASAALTMTVDGSILSDPTTIVASQTVAGDGAVAKAIAALQSQDIVTSGTQQVTASEYWASTVSTVGSDISLSEQKADQSAAVMTQLESRRASVSGVSLDEEMIMLIQYQLGYSAAGQLCSTAQDILDTLMGIVQ
- a CDS encoding flagellin; amino-acid sequence: MSNSIQLTTGMRNTLLSLQQTNDLLNQTSERLATGKKVNSALDNALSYFTATSHTSRASDLSQLKDAMGEAIQTIKAADAGIEGIIDLIETMKGIAKDAYSATSTEATDLAAQYNAMASQISDLAEDASYGGMNLLGSDTLTVVFNEAGDNTMSVTGFDGSATGLGIATGAFGSSGAIGSAIAELDSALATLRTKSQTLSANLSIITARQDFTTNMINALTIGADNLTAADTNEEGANMLMLQTRQSLGTTSLSLASQAAQSVLQLF